From the genome of Alcanivorax sp.:
CCGACCTCTACCTGATGGCGGCCCTGCTTCACGAGATCGATGCACTGGGCCGCTTTGATGAAGACGTGCTGCGCGAGCATGGCAAGCATGTGCAGGAGCTGCGGGACTTTATCGCGCCCTACTCCGCCGACGCCGTCGCCGACATCGTGGGCCTGCCTGCTGAGCAGATTCGCGCCCTGGCCGCTGAATTCAGTGGCGCCGAGCGTGCCGCAGTGCACATGTCCACCGGGGTCAACATGGGGCGCCATGGCACCCTCTGTTACTGGCTGCTGCAGATGCTCAGCTTTGTTACCGGCAATCTGGACAAGGAAGGCGGCAACTTCTACAGCGAAGGCTTCTACCCCGCGGCCAAGGCCGGCCGGGTACGCAGTGATGAGGTGTTCTGCTCCAGCGCCTACGGCGAGCTACGCCATATCCGTGGCGCCCTGCCCGGCAATTTGCTGCCGGACCTGATTCTCGATGACGACAACCCGATTCGCGCGCTGGTGGTGATTGCCGGCAATCCACTGCTCAGCGTGGGTGGCGAAGCGCGCTGGCGGGAAGCACTGGAAAAACTGGATCTGCTGGTAGTCATCGATCTGTTCCGCAACGCCACCGGCGAGTATGCCCATTACCTGCTGCCCTCGGCAGACATGCTGGAACGGCCCGACATCAACATCTGTGGCCTGGGCATGCAATACCAGCCCTACGTGCAGTACACCGATGCGGTGGTGCCGCCCGCCGAGGAGCGCAAGGAAGAATGGTGGATTCTGTCGCGCCTGTTACAGCAGATGGGCATGCCCGCCTCCCTGCTGGATCAACCGGGCAATCCGTTTGGCCGCCTGGAACACATGATGTCCCGCCATGATCTCAACGTGGAAAAGCTCAAGGCCTCACCCTCCGGAACTGCCGTGCTGGACACCCAATCCATCGGCCGCTTCTACGACGACTTCCTGCAGACCGATGACAAGCGCGTGGACTGCTGCCCGCCCCTGTTTGCGGAGGCCATGGCGCTGGCCAACGCACAGTTCGAGGAACTGAAACAGGATGCCCCCACTTTCCGGCTGATCAATCTGCGCACCAACTACATGCACAACAGCTGGTACCAGAACGTACCGAAACTGAAACGCGGCAAGCATGATCACAACCCGCTGCACATGAGCCCCGAAGACATGGCTGCACTGGGTCTGGAAGATGGCGACAGCCTGACGGTCAGCAATGAGTACGGTGAAGTACAGGCACAAGCGCGGTCCGATGACAGCCTGCGCCCGGGCGTTGTGGCCATGACGCACGGCTGGGGTAACAAGAAGACCCCGGGCATGACCGTGGCCAACCGCTACCCGGGCGTGAACATCAATGCTTTGCTGCCCAACGGGCCCGGCAGTTTCGAGAAGCTCAGTAACCAGGCCTTCATGAGTGGCGTACCGGTGAATATCAGCGCCTGATGCCTGATGCCTGATGTAAAAAGTCCCGCCCGGTAACCCGGGCGGGCTTTCTGGCATCGGTAAAACCCTCGCTATACCCCGCTGTAGGAGCGCATCTTGAGGAGCGAACCGAGCGACAGCGAGGCAATCGCTCCTCCTCCCCGCCCCGCTGTCAGAATGAATGGACGAGAACATCTCTTCCCAATCCGCCTTCTCACCCCTTCGGCCAACAAGTTGGCTCTCCTACACAATCATTTCCTCGCTTAGGCTCGGATCGCGGTCGAACGACCGCTCCTACAGCCGGGGTCGGGCCGCCGCAGAAGATCAAGAGCGTTTCCCGCGGCGCCGGGTTAGCGGGTGGTTGACGCCAGAAAGTCTTTCAACGCTGCAATGTAATCCTCGAACGCTTCAAACTGCGGTACATGACCAATGTCATCCAGTTCTACCAGGGTCGCATCGGGAATGCGGGCGGCGGCCTGTTTGCCCAATTCACCATACTGGCCCAGCGTGTCCCGCATATCCTCAGGCGCCCGGTTCCGGCCCAGCGCAGTGCGGTCCCGTGAGCCGATGATCAGCAGGGTTGGCACAGCCAGGCGTTCAAACTCATGCACTACTGGCTGGCTGAAGATCATGTCGTAGGCCAGGGCCGAGTTCCACGCAATCAGCGGGTAGTCCGGCCCCCGAATCCAGCCTTGCTGCAAGGCCAGCAGTGGGTCATAGGCAGGCTTCCACTCGCCATCGAAATAGCTGCGCGTCATGTAGGCCTTCACCTGTTCCGGCGTTTTGCCCAGATCACCCTTGTACCAGTCATTCACGGATTGCCACGGCACCCCCTTGCGCTGCCAGTCTTCCAGGCCAATGGGATTCACTAGCGACAATGAACTGGTGCGCTCCGGGAACATCAAGGCAAAGCGGGTGGCCAGCATACCGCCCATGGAATGCCCGACCACGGATACCTGCTTTACTTGCAGATGGTCCAGCAACTGCCGGGTATGGTCCGCCAGGGTATGGAATGAGTACTGGAAGGCTTTCGGCTTGGAGGATTTGCCGAAGCCAATCTGGTCCGGCACCACCACCCGGTAACCGGCGTTACTCAACGCGGTGATGGTGTCATGCCAGTAGGCGCCGGAGAAATTCTTGCCATGCAACAGCAGTACCGTCTGACCATTGGCGCTCCCCGGCCGCACATCCATATACGCCATCTGCAAGGACTGCTGCTGACTATTCAGTGCCAGCTCCTTCACCGCAAAGGGGTATGGGTATTCGCTCAGTCGGGCATCCAGTGTCTTGGGGG
Proteins encoded in this window:
- a CDS encoding alpha/beta hydrolase produces the protein MPALRVHVLGLLLSLFACSSLLAAPKTLDARLSEYPYPFAVKELALNSQQQSLQMAYMDVRPGSANGQTVLLLHGKNFSGAYWHDTITALSNAGYRVVVPDQIGFGKSSKPKAFQYSFHTLADHTRQLLDHLQVKQVSVVGHSMGGMLATRFALMFPERTSSLSLVNPIGLEDWQRKGVPWQSVNDWYKGDLGKTPEQVKAYMTRSYFDGEWKPAYDPLLALQQGWIRGPDYPLIAWNSALAYDMIFSQPVVHEFERLAVPTLLIIGSRDRTALGRNRAPEDMRDTLGQYGELGKQAAARIPDATLVELDDIGHVPQFEAFEDYIAALKDFLASTTR
- a CDS encoding molybdopterin-dependent oxidoreductase, which gives rise to MKSIPTFCRVCEPSCALVAQVEEGQVKRLQPDRDHPVTQGFACHKGVNYLAIHQDPDRLNTPLMRQGSRQPGEGQWQPQDWDSATADVAGALKQILEAHGPDAIAGYIGNPTAFNALGSQAIGEFFMSLGSRRLFNSGTQDCANKFAAGEAVFGTSTLHPLPDFDHTDCVLIFGENPKVSHMSFISIADPMAKIRAACQRGASVYYINPRKIESASPKTGEVIQILPDTDLYLMAALLHEIDALGRFDEDVLREHGKHVQELRDFIAPYSADAVADIVGLPAEQIRALAAEFSGAERAAVHMSTGVNMGRHGTLCYWLLQMLSFVTGNLDKEGGNFYSEGFYPAAKAGRVRSDEVFCSSAYGELRHIRGALPGNLLPDLILDDDNPIRALVVIAGNPLLSVGGEARWREALEKLDLLVVIDLFRNATGEYAHYLLPSADMLERPDINICGLGMQYQPYVQYTDAVVPPAEERKEEWWILSRLLQQMGMPASLLDQPGNPFGRLEHMMSRHDLNVEKLKASPSGTAVLDTQSIGRFYDDFLQTDDKRVDCCPPLFAEAMALANAQFEELKQDAPTFRLINLRTNYMHNSWYQNVPKLKRGKHDHNPLHMSPEDMAALGLEDGDSLTVSNEYGEVQAQARSDDSLRPGVVAMTHGWGNKKTPGMTVANRYPGVNINALLPNGPGSFEKLSNQAFMSGVPVNISA